In the genome of Arachis hypogaea cultivar Tifrunner chromosome 9, arahy.Tifrunner.gnm2.J5K5, whole genome shotgun sequence, the window AAACCTTAAATCGAACTAGAAGAAACACGAGATCTGCGAGAAATTAATTGAACATAATTACAATAGTTTTTTCAGTACCTTACGtaatctttatttttgtttttgtgtattttttgttgATGAATTTAAATTTACCACCCGATTTTATagtaatttttacaaaaaatttaaaagatttttaaaaaattttgaaagagatttaaaATTTGTTTGTTGCAGTTTTGAATTAAAAGAatgaacatttttttttatattttagtgtgAATTGAAATATTTTCGGACATACTCTCACTAATGGGAGTGAATTTTTTAGTATTGAACCTGGTTGATTGAACTTAACACAAAGGTGCTTGGATGTTTAGTTGGGctgaatatttatttattctttgtaTTTAGTTACCAACCACACTAAAAGGCACACCGTCTTCCCAGTTCCCACTCTAATTTTCGTTTTTGCTCTCCCGCCTCTGAAATCGCTGCGGCCGCCGCTGTCTTCGTCTCCTACGCGACTCACTTGACAGCGCAACCGCAACATCTCTTCTCATTCTCGTTATTAGacgattatttttcaaaaaaaaaaaaaaagagaaaagaaaagaccAACCCGTGAAGACCTGTGAAGTGAAGTGAATAAATTCGTTGTGTGAAGCTCACTCTGAGCCACCCTAttttgcatccattcataaagtaAAGCAAAGTAAGCATCTGGTTCTGCAAATTTATTTTGTGATAACCAACGTAAATTCGTTTCAAAATTTCTATTTAATGTGTGCCTCACTTCATTATTCcctaaaattaagaaaattaacTGTATCGTTTATTGTTATTCCCCTCTCGTCGCCGCCTCCAGCTTGCCGCCGAGCTCCTCCCTCTCTCTCCATCTGCAAGTAAGTTTGGTGTTTGATATGAAATTGATGTTTGCTGTTTTTGATGTTTTGTGTGTTTGCTGTAAAATTGATGCTTTTGTTACTTTGTTAGTTTGATGTTTTACTAAGTAAATTGGTAAATTTGAATGAAACCTGGCTACTTTATTAGTTTGCTGCAAAATTATaatcgattttttttttaatttttttcggttttttcattttttttaaatttttttcagagATTATTGCTTTGTGCATTGTTCGTTGTATTGTGTGTTTATATTAAGAGGATTAAAGTtttaccttttattttttcttttattaggcTTTAGGCATACTCAGTGGAACAGGAAGGTGTGTgttttgtgctgcagaaacttaGGTGAGGTTTGAGTATGCTTCAGAGTGTGCGCACCTTCTCCGGTTTTGGCTTCAGGCCTtgccttcatcatcatcatccttgtaccaaagcagcaacaacaacaagtAGTTCTTCAGCTATCTCACTTGGCTTCTTCATGGAGCAAACCCctcttcctcctttttcttctttgaagTTGAAGCACTCTCAGCAGGCCCAACTCATTTTCCAAGCATCACAAGATCCTGTTTCCCTAAGGtgcgtattttttttattttttattttatttttttgattatcTAGTTTCTCTCAGGAGGTTGAGGTTGTTGCATTTTTATTAGGAATATGTATTTGCTAATGGGTGCGCTATCAGCAGTTGTTAATGTTACCAAAGTTGAAACTTTTAATtgagagaaggaaaaaaaaaaaaatcaaagttaCAAAGCTTACAGCAATTGAAAGTTTCAAAAGTTTTCAACATTGGGAACTTTTGGCCCTTTTTGTTGATGGATTTTGTTTTAGGCTTGTTGTGAGAGTAGCCCTTTCAGAATTCAGATTTAGAGTATTAaggcatataaaaataattgttcctAGTCTTGACGTTTAGGAAGCTGAAAATGTCTGTAGACGATCAACAAAATTTTACCGTGCCATGAGAACACATGATTGGATATCCGTGTAATATAAACAATATGTAGTCTTAAAGCATCTGAAACCAAAAATGTCGGTGGAAAGCtcaacaaattttttattgatgGTCTTGTGTATGTGTGTAGCAATGATGAATTGCCGGTCCGCGGACTGTCAGAAGTGATTGTTGGGGTTCTGGGAGGAGGCCAATTGGGTCGCATGTTATGTCAAGCTGCTTCTCAGATGGCAATCAAAGTCATGGTCCTAGATCCACAGGAGAACTGCCCAGCAAGTTCCCTGTCTTATCATCatatggttggaagctttgatGACAGTGCTACTGTCGAGGAATTCGCAAAGAGGTTTGTTTTATGCAGTATACGATAATTTTGAATACGTCATCTCCTTATTCGAaataatctgtattttctggttTGGTTTGTGTTTAGGTGTGGAGTATTGACGGTTGAAATTGAACATGTTGATGTTGATACATTGGAAAAGCTTGAGAAACAAGGAGTTGACTGCCAACCCAAAGCCTCTACTATAAGAATTATTCAGGTATTATCTAGGTAGATTCGGTGACATTTTCTTGGTGTTCACTTATTGGATTAATAGACAAAATATGAACAATTTGATATTCCCACTTGATGCATAAAGTGTTGCAGTGGCATATCTTCAAAAATGTTCCACATTCATTCAGAACAGAACTGTTAACTTCTGTTCTAGAATTTGGTTCTATGATTTTGTCCTTTAAATGGATATGTTATATGATATTTTTAACAGATTATCATGttgttttaaatttaagttaAAAAAGGATGTTATTTACTAATGATTTCAGTGATATGACCTTTAAAATGTTATAGGATAAGTATCTGCAAAAGGTTCATTTCTCACAGAATGGAATTCCACTTCCTGAATTTATGCAGGTCTGTGCTGCTTATCCTAGTTATAGTTAGAGTAGTACCTAAAAATTGGATCTTTAAGATTGTATACTGATGTGAGAATGTACATTGTACAGATAGATGACCTCGAAGGTGCCAAGAAAGTGGGGGAACTCTTTCGCTATCCTCTAATGATTAAGAGTAGGAGATTAGCTTATGATGGGCGAGGAAATGCTGTTGCTAAAACTGAAAATGAACTTCCCTCTGCTGTGGATGGTAATTGTTTTTTTCAATATGtgtatcttcttttctttcttcgagGGGAAACttagaataagtgaaattgatctTTGATTAATACTTATTATTAGCTCAaagaagattttttattttttaattttttttttaaataaaaggccCTACCTGTTTATGTATGCATCgcattaattttctttttgttctttgacTCCTCCCAAACTTTGCAGCTCTTGGAGGATTCAGCCGAGGTTTATATGCTGAGAAATGGGCACCTTTTGTTAAGGTTATCTGTTAGTgacttttattttgataattttccGTTATTCACATATTGTATGTTCGAAAGAATATTGCTGGTTTTTAGTAATTAAGCCACCATAACTTGGACTTTTGTATGTGTGATTTGCAATAAATTTTGAGTTTTTGTAGGATGCTTGTTTTATTATTAACTATGATTCTCATTCAGCTAACAGTGCCCTGATTTATATAATCCAGTAATCTTAACAGAATTTCCCTCTAAAAGTGAAAACAGTTTGTCTTTCAATGAAATGTAAATTATCATGAGATGTAACAAACTCATTCAATTCCAAAAATGTACTTGTATCACTTGCAAAATTCTCTtgctgttatatcttttctgatATGTAGAATTAGGATTAAGCTTCATAGTGTTCGTGCAATTTTAATTTGCAGTTACTTAAAGATGTATTTTAATTCACTGAAAACATTGTATAATTGTCATAACTTAAAACTTCTAATTTGTCAGGTCTTTTTGTATTTATGGATATTCTGACATTTTCTTTGTCCTATATAATTGCAGGAGCTAGCTGTGATTGTGGCAAGAGAAAGAAACAATTCTATTTCATGTTATCCTGTTGTTGAAACTATTCACAGGTAAGATGAAGAGTACTTACATGCTTAGTAATTAAGGTGTTGAATCATGAATGTTTTAGCAATATAAATGTTTTAGCAATGTAATACATCTGCCTTATACAATCTGCTTAGGGATTTACATTTTGTTTTAGGGACAATATATGTCACATAGTTAAGGCTCCAGCTAATGTGAAATGGAAGATTAGAGAGCGTGCTGCTGAAGTTGCATGCCTTGCTGTTAGATCACTAGAAGGTGCTGGTGTGTTTGCAGTTGAATTGTTCTTGACAGACGATGGACAGGTTTTGATATTATATTTTGATTTAGACAATATGATGTTATTTTCTTCTTGAAAGCGAAATTTGCTTTCTTTTACTGTTAAATCTTCTACTGCTGGAAAATGCATTGTATTTGTTTTTAATCCCTTATGGTGATGGTGCCTTTGACAGATTCTGTTAAATGAAGTAGCTCCTAGACCTCACAATAGCGGGCATCATACAATTGAATCTTGCTATACCTCTCAATTTGAACAACATTTGCGCGCTGTTGTTGGTCTTCCACTTGGTGATTCCTCATTGAAAACTCCAGCTGCCATCATGTACAATATACTAGGTGAAGAAGAGGTTAGCCTTTCATTTCTTTattttccctttcctttttcctGCTCCAGTCcttattgcatatttttaatacaaatgcTGGTCTATTGATGTTCCTGCTCTGGTGATAGAATATTTGAATgtcaataaaaaattagatgGGTTATAGTATAGTTAAATTCTCTTATTTTCATAGACAAAAGATACATTAGTTGGAAATTAAATGTTTGTTCGAATTTATGTTGGTCAAAGTAGATGCAGAATCTTCTTTGTTTTCATGAATCTGAACAGAAATGGTTCTCATTTAATCTTGGTCCATAGATCAATGATAGTTATGCACTTATAGGTTGTCGAATTCCTCCTTTAATTAATTTACGTTTTTTCTGAAGATCATTATGATATTTATTCATGAAATCTGGTTTATGAATATAGGGGGAGCTTGGTTTTCGTTTAGCTCATCAATTGATCAGAAGGGCATTGACTGTTCCTGGTGCTTCTGTTCATTGGTACGATAAACCAGGTGAACCTCTGGTTAAATATCAATTTCAGGTTGATCACTCCTAGCCACCTCACTTATCAGCTATCACTGGTTGATTATTTGTATGACAATTTGTCAGAAATGAGAAAGCAAAGGAAGATGGGCCATATCACCATTGCTGGAAATTCTTTAGGAAATATTGAAAGTGATCT includes:
- the LOC112711008 gene encoding phosphoribosylaminoimidazole carboxylase, chloroplastic isoform X3, yielding MLQSVRTFSGFGFRPCLHHHHPCTKAATTTSSSSAISLGFFMEQTPLPPFSSLKLKHSQQAQLIFQASQDPVSLSNDELPVRGLSEVIVGVLGGGQLGRMLCQAASQMAIKVMVLDPQENCPASSLSYHHMVGSFDDSATVEEFAKRCGVLTVEIEHVDVDTLEKLEKQGVDCQPKASTIRIIQDKYLQKVHFSQNGIPLPEFMQIDDLEGAKKVGELFRYPLMIKSRRLAYDGRGNAVAKTENELPSAVDALGGFSRGLYAEKWAPFVKELAVIVARERNNSISCYPVVETIHRDNICHIVKAPANVKWKIRERAAEVACLAVRSLEGAGVFAVELFLTDDGQILLNEVAPRPHNSGHHTIESCYTSQFEQHLRAVVGLPLGDSSLKTPAAIMYNILGEEEGELGFRLAHQLIRRALTVPGASVHWYDKPEMRKQRKMGHITIAGNSLGNIESDLATIVEGKRLDDKSAVTPRVGIIMGSDSDLPVMKSAAEFLEMFDVPHEVRIVSAHRTPELMFSYASSAHERGIQVIIAGAGGAAHLPGMVAALTPLPVVGVPVRASTLDGIDSLLSIVQMPRGVPVATVAVNNATNAGLLAVRILSVADDNLRSRMSQYLEDQKQMVLKKGDKLQNEDDGIGMLI
- the LOC112711008 gene encoding phosphoribosylaminoimidazole carboxylase, chloroplastic isoform X1 translates to MLQSVRTFSGFGFRPCLHHHHPCTKAATTTSSSSAISLGFFMEQTPLPPFSSLKLKHSQQAQLIFQASQDPVSLSNDELPVRGLSEVIVGVLGGGQLGRMLCQAASQMAIKVMVLDPQENCPASSLSYHHMVGSFDDSATVEEFAKRCGVLTVEIEHVDVDTLEKLEKQGVDCQPKASTIRIIQDKYLQKVHFSQNGIPLPEFMQIDDLEGAKKVGELFRYPLMIKSRRLAYDGRGNAVAKTENELPSAVDALGGFSRGLYAEKWAPFVKELAVIVARERNNSISCYPVVETIHRDNICHIVKAPANVKWKIRERAAEVACLAVRSLEGAGVFAVELFLTDDGQILLNEVAPRPHNSGHHTIESCYTSQFEQHLRAVVGLPLGDSSLKTPAAIMYNILGEEEGELGFRLAHQLIRRALTVPGASVHWYDKPEMRKQRKMGHITIAGNSLGNIESDLATIVEGKRLDDKSAVTPRVGIIMGSDSDLPVMKSAAEFLEMFDVPHEVRIVSAHRTPELMFSYASSAHERGIQVIIAGAGGAAHLPGMVAALTPLPVVGVPVRASTLDGIDSLLSIVQMPRGVPVATVAVNNATNAGLLAVRILSVADDNLRSRMSQYLEDQKQMVLKKGDKLQNEVSLSLIGQRLIRHGFELHLRI
- the LOC112711008 gene encoding phosphoribosylaminoimidazole carboxylase, chloroplastic isoform X2; the protein is MLQSVRTFSGFGFRPCLHHHHPCTKAATTTSSSSAISLGFFMEQTPLPPFSSLKLKHSQQAQLIFQASQDPVSLSNDELPVRGLSEVIVGVLGGGQLGRMLCQAASQMAIKVMVLDPQENCPASSLSYHHMVGSFDDSATVEEFAKRCGVLTVEIEHVDVDTLEKLEKQGVDCQPKASTIRIIQDKYLQKVHFSQNGIPLPEFMQIDDLEGAKKVGELFRYPLMIKSRRLAYDGRGNAVAKTENELPSAVDALGGFSRGLYAEKWAPFVKELAVIVARERNNSISCYPVVETIHRDNICHIVKAPANVKWKIRERAAEVACLAVRSLEGAGVFAVELFLTDDGQILLNEVAPRPHNSGHHTIESCYTSQFEQHLRAVVGLPLGDSSLKTPAAIMYNILGEEEGELGFRLAHQLIRRALTVPGASVHWYDKPEMRKQRKMGHITIAGNSLGNIESDLATIVEGKRLDDKSAVTPRVGIIMGSDSDLPVMKSAAEFLEMFDVPHEVRIVSAHRTPELMFSYASSAHERGIQVIIAGAGGAAHLPGMVAALTPLPVVGVPVRASTLDGIDSLLSIVQMPRGVPVATVAVNNATNAGLLAVRILSVADDNLRSRMSQYLEDQKQMVLKKGDKLQNEGWQSYLDS